One Solanum lycopersicum chromosome 2, SLM_r2.1 genomic region harbors:
- the LOC101261580 gene encoding MYB-like transcription factor EOBI gives MVRGMMGWGVNTDEQGWRKGPWTPEEDKLLSEYVNLHGEGRWSSVSRCAGLNRTGKSCRLRWVNYLRPGLKRGHITPQEEGIIIELHALWGNKWSTIARYLPGRTDNEIKNYWRTHFKTKVKVPVKQDKKRILRQMRNQTQQNYTNVSTTDMSPQAEEVIMIKSDDDNMFSINYNNDEDPVELPPVTTISDTWTENFPMDGLWNIDDELKVAIQNQAATANCSYGTDYAVNLYNGGFIF, from the exons atggtTAGAGGAATGATGGGTTGGGGTGTTAATACTGATGAACAAGGATGGAGAAAAGGACCTTGGACTCCTGAAGAGGATAAGCTTCTCTCTGAGTATGTTAATTTGCATGGTGAGGGAAGATGGAGTTCTGTATCTCGTTGTGCag GATTGAACAGGACTGGGAAGAGTTGTAGACTAAGATGGGTGAATTACTTGAGGCCTGGACTTAAAAGAGGTCACATAACACCTCAAGAGGAAGGgattattattgaattacatGCTTTGTGGGGCAACAA ATGGTCAACAATAGCACGTTACTTGCCTGGAAGGACAGATAACGAGATAAAAAATTACTGGAGAACACATTTCAAGACAAAAGTAAAAGTTCCTGTAAAGCAAGATAAAAAGAGAATTCTGAGGCAGATGAGAAACCAAACACAGCAAAATTATACAAACGTATCCACAACGGACATGTCACCTCAAGCAGAAGAAGTGATCATGATCAAGAGCGATGACGATAACATGTTCagtattaattataataacgATGAGGATCCGGTTGAGTTGCCACCAGTGACAACTATTTCAGACACATGGACGGAGAATTTTCCGATGGATGGGTTGTGGAACATAGATGATGAGTTGAAGGTGGCAATTCAAAATCAAGCAGCTACTGCTAATTGTTCTTACGGAACTGATTATGCAGTAAACTTATATAATGGAGGttttattttctga